Sequence from the uncultured Draconibacterium sp. genome:
GCCAAACCCAGTAGGCAACAGGAATTGCCAGAGCCAGAACTTTTATGGCCCAGTGCATTTTGGTCCATACATTTTTAAGCTGTAGGTTACGGATGTATATTCCGTACACCAGAGATTGCCCCATAACAATGGCAAAATCGTGGCGCAGAATTCCGTAGGTTAGCATCATTATTGAAGCTACCAGGCTAATCTGCCAGTAAATTGCCGGCGATATTACTTCTCCTTCTTTCTCCGATTTAAACCATTGCGCAATGGTGCGGATAAAGAATAATCCCTGGGCAAAAAATCCAAGTCCTATAATTAAAATGCCTTCCATGTATTGATATTGCGGGGCAAATTTAATAAACGTATCGAATAAGCTGTATGTGCAATGAAAATATTAAAGCTGGTCGAGTTTTTTTAATGTTTCGTGTGCTGCTTTTTGGTGGGCTTCTTTTTTAGAAGTTCCAACACCCTCGCCGGCCTTTTTATTGTCGATTTTAACAACCGCTTTAAATCGGGGCTGCTTAATCTTTTCGTCCGTTTCTTCAGTGGTTTCAAACTCTATTTCGCGTTTGTTTTTCTGACTCCACTCGATCAGCTGGCTTTTAAAATTAGAGTCTGCCTGTTCAATTTCGTTCAGATCAACAAATTGGGGAAGGATTTTCTTTGTAACGAAAAACTTTGCCGCTTTATAGTCTTTATCGAGATAAATGGCACCGATCAGCGCTTCAAGTGCATCGCCGTAAATATGGCTTTTATCGATATTTTTTGTGGTGTTCGAATCGATAAAAACATGCAAACCCATTTCATGCGTTAGCTGCGTAAGGATGGCACGGTTTACCAGTTTTGAGCGGGTTTTAGTTAAAAACCCTTCATCTTCCTGCGGGAAACGGTTGTACAGAAAATCGGCAATAACAGCACCAAGAATGGCATCGCCGAGGTACTCCAAACGTTCGTTGTTTACAAAATTGCCCTGCGAATCGACCATCGATGCCGACTTATGAATAAAAGCAAGATCGTACAAACGTAGATTCTGGGGGTAAAATCCTAAAAGATCTTTTAAAAACAAATAAAACTCTTTTCGATCAGACGAAAAGAGTTTTACTCGTTGTACTATTTTTCTAACCACAGTGTACTATAGTTTTTTAAAAACTACTGTTGCATTATGTCCACCAAAACCAAATGTATTGCTAATAGCCACATTGATTTCCCTTTCTTTGGCTTTGTTGAATGTGAAATCCAACTTCTCGTCAATTTCAGGATCTGGTGTAGAGTGGTTGATTGTAGGTGGAACAATGCCATCGCGCATGGCGAAAACACTTGCAAGACCTTCAATAGCTCCGGCAGCACCAAGGAGGTGACCGGTCATTGATTTGGTTGAACTGATGCTCAACTTATAAGCATGTTCGCCAAATGTTTTCAGAATAGCCTTTGGTTCTGCAATGTCGCCAAGCGGAGTTGAAGTTCCGTGAACGTTAATGTAATCAACGTCTTCAGGTTTTAACCCTGCATCTTCCAATGCCCATTTCATAACTAAGTGGGCACCTTTTCCTTCCGGATCAGGAGCTGTCATGTGATAAGCATCGGCCGACATTCCGCCACCTGCAATTTCTGCATAAATTTTTGCTCCGCGAGCTAAGGCGTGTTCGTATTCTTCGAATATAAACGCCGCAGAACCTTCACCCATAACAAAACCGTCACGGTCTTTGTCGAATGGGCGCGAAGCAGTTTTTGGATCATCATTGCGAGTTGAAAGTGCGCGCATTGAATTGAATCCGGCAACACCGCATTCATTTACACCGGCTTCTGATCCTCCTGTCAAAATCATGTCGGCTTTTCCCATACGAATGGTATTCATCGCATCGATCATGGCATGAGAAGCTGAAGCACATGCACTCACAGTTGTGTAGTTTGGTCCTCTGAAACCATATTTCATCGATACCAAACCACCCGCAATGTTTGCAATCATTTTAGGGATAAAAAACGGAGAAAAACGAGGACGCTCCTCTTTGTAAGCTCTAACTTCCTCGTGGAAAGTTTGTAAGCCTCCAATTCCTGCACCCCAAATAACGCCTACTCGGTCACCGTCAACTTTTTCCAGATCAATGCCGCTGTCAACAACAGCTTGTTCTGAAGATGCAAATGCATACTGCGTATACAGGTCGTATTTGCGGATTTCCTTTTTCTCCATGTACTGAAGAGGATCAAAATCTTTGATCTCGCATGCAAACTTTGTGGCATGCAACGACGCGTCGAAGTGGGTTATAGGCCCAGCTCCGCTTACACCGTTCTTAAGATTCTTCCAGTACTCTTCAACGGAATTCCCTAAAGGATTAACGGTCCCAACACCGGTTATTACTACCCGTTTAAATTCCATAAATGAATTCTATGAATATAACTTCTTTTGGTAAAAATTAGAGAGCAGCTTCGATGTGAGCTACTGCTTCACCTACTGTAGAAATTTTTTCTGCCTCGTCGTCTGGAATAGCAAGATCAAATTCTTTCTCGAATTCCATGATCAATTCAACTGTGTCAAGTGAGTCAGCACCAAGGTCGTTAGTGAAAGATGCTTCTGTAGTTACTTCACTTTCGTCAACACCTAATTTATCAACGATTATTGCTTTTACTTTTGCTGCAACGTCAGACATAATTCTTAATTTTAATTAATACTAAATTTTGTTTTAAAATAATTCGCTGCAAAGTAATACATTTACGCTTTAAATCTCCAAGAAAAAAATTAAAAAAGATGTTAACGTAACAGCTGATATAACTATTAACCGCCTAAAATTGAACGAATTGTTTAAAAGTTCTAAAGTCTAAAGAAACGTTAAAATGGAACAAAAGAGGATTGCAATCTTTGCTTCGGGATCGGGAACCAACGCCGAGAATATTTTTAAGTACTTTCTTGGAAATGAAAAAATTATGATCGATTCGTTGTGGGCAAACAAATCTGAAGCTTATGCATTGGTTCGTGCTCAAAAACATGGGGTGAAAACCTTTGTGTTTAATCGTAACCAATTCTATAATACCAACGAAATTATTGAAACATTAAGAAATCGTAAAGTGAATGTTATTGTGCTGGCGGGTTTTTTGTGGCTTATCCCCGATAACCTGGTCGAAAACTTCACGATTATTAATATACACCCGGCTTTGCTGCCCAAATATGGCGGTAAAGGAATGTACGGAATGAATGTGCACAAAGCAGTGGTTGAAAACAAAGAAACGCACTCGGGAATCACTATTCATTACGTAAACCAGAATTACGATGAGGGAAAAATCATCTTTCAGACACAATGCGAAGTGTTGCCTGAAGACACACCAGAGCAGGTAGCTGCAAAAGTACACGTGCTGGAATACGAACATTACCCCCAGGTTATAGAAAAGGTGCTAAGCGGAAATAGCTAATAAACGTCAATAACTGGCCGGAATTACGGCAGGTTGGTTAATTAATTTTACAAATTACAATATCCTGTTAAATAATGTTAAGTGCCATATTCTCAGCATTTCAATAAAGTTATCTTTGTCGCATGAGTCGAAAAATGCTAATAACATTAATTGTGTTGATGGCGGTTGTGCTGTCGGGTTTGATATTGGTGCAGGGATCGATGATCAAGTCGGCATCTGACATCAGGGAGGAGCAGTTTGATCAATTAGTGGCTAATGCATTAGATATGGTTGCGGTTCAGCTCGATTTAGATGAACAGCGACTGGCACGCGAGTATGCAAGTCGAGGAATCGTTCCGGGGCAAAAGAGCAATCCGAGCGAGTTTAGTAACGTCTTTCCGCGAAATAGCCTGTCGCAGGCAACGGTAAGTTTTCAGCTCAGTTATACGCAGGGTGGCGTTTACGGTCAAATGGAAGAGAAGTATAAAGCAGAAGTGGCCGATTCGGTAAAAGTGAGTGCCATTTCGCAAATGCAACGCTTTCTGGAGGAAAGTTTAGAGCAGGAACGCCGGCGACAACAATGGATACGTGATTCGAACTGGAAGAACTACGAAATTCTTTTGGAAGACAGGCCCATTGAAGAACGTATTGATTCGGCGAGGTTGGAATTGTTTCTACGCAATGCCCTGGCGCAAACCGAAATCGATCTGGACTATAAATACGCCATTAAAAACTCAACACTGGGAAAAGACCGGACAATTTTTGGTGATGCAGATTATAAGCCCGGTAATAAAAAGAAAGAATACCCGCAGTTACTATTTCAGAACGATTACAATGGATCGAAACCCAATTATTTAAATATTTATTTTCCTGAAAGAAGAAGATACCTGGTAAAACAAACCGGTTTAACCATTATTCCAACATTTATTTTAACCGGGCTGCTGATTGCCATTTTTGCTTACGCTTTAATGGTTATTATGCGGCAGAAAAAGCTGTCGAACATTAAAAACGACTTTATTAATAATATGACGCACGAGTTGAAAACACCAATTTCAACAATTTCGCTTGCCAGCCAAATGCTGCAGGACGGCAGTGTTGCCAATACGCCGTCGATAATTGAACACGTTGCAAACGTAATCAACCAGGAAAGTAAACGTTTGGGATTCCAGGTGGAGAAAGTGCTGCAGATGGCTGTTTTTAACGAAGGCCGTTTAAAGTTAAAGTTCCGGGAGTTCGACGCGAATAAAATGATAAAAACCGTAACCGCTAACTTCGAGTTGCGGGTTAACAATAAAAACGGAACACTTCATACCGAGATTTTAGCAGATAATGCACTTATTAAAGGCGACGAGGTGCATATTACAAATGTTATTTTTAACTTGCTTGACAATGCAATGAAGTACAGCAGAGATGTACCGGAGATTTGGGTAAAAACCGAAAATCGAAAAGATCAACTTGTTATTTCGGTTCAGGATAATGGCATTGGAATTGCTAAGGAACATCATGCGCAGATTTTTGATCGCTTTTATAGGGTACCAACAGGTAATGTTCATGATGTAAAAGGATTCGGTCTGGGATTAAGTTATGTGAAGAAGATTATCGACCTTCACAATGGTACAATAAAAGTAGAAAGTGCTTTGAATAAAGGAACGAAATTTAAAATCTATTTCCCACAAATAAATAATTAACCATGGAACAAAAAACAAAATTACTACTGGCAGAAGACGACGAGAATTTAGGCTTATTATTAAAAGAATATTTGGTTGCAAAAGGATATGATGCAGAGCTTTATCCTGATGGAGAAGCAGCCTACAAAGGATTTATGAAAGAACATTTCGACATCTGCGTATTGGATGTTATGATGCCCAAAAAGGACGGATTTACACTGGCAAAAGATATACGTATTATTAATGCTGACATCCCGATTATCTTCCTGACAGCGAAAAACATGAAAGACGATGTGTTGGAAGGTTTTCAGTTGGGAGCCGACGATTACATTACCAAGCCTTTTAGTATGGAAGAGCTGATTATGCGTTTGGAGGCAATTTTACGCCGTACTTCGCAGGAAGGACAGGCCAGCGCACAACAGGTTTTTACTTTGGGCAAATTTACTTTCGATACCCGTAAACAAACGCTTACCGAAGGCGAGAACATAGTAAAACTGACAACAAAAGAATCGGATTTGCTGAAATTGCTTTGCCAGAATGCCAACAAGGTACTTGAACGTAATTATGCATTAAAATCGATTTGGATCGACGATAACTATTTTAATGCACGTAGTATGGATGTTTACATTACCAAACTGCGCAAACACCTGAAAGAAGAACCTACCGTTGAAATTATTAACGTACACGGAAAAGGTTATAAACTGATTGTATGATAATACTAAATAGCAAAAGAAAAGCCTGATAAAATTATCAGGCTTTTTTTATGATTTTGATTTTCGTTAATCCAGTTTCAATACAGCAAGGAAAGCTTTTTGAGGTACCTCTACATTACCCACTTGTTTCATTCGTTTCTTTCCTTTTTTCTGCTTCTCCAACAGCTTGCGTTTACGTGTAATATCACCTCCATAACATTTTGCCGTTACATCTTTTCGCACAGCCTTAACCGTTTCGCGGGCAATAATTTTTGCCCCAATAGCTGCCTGAATGGCAATGTCAAACTGCTGTCTCGGAATCAGTTCTTTCAGCTTTTCACACATGCGGCGTCCGAACGGGTAGGCGTTGTCGAAGTGAATTAATGTCGACAGGGCATCAACCATTTCACCGTTAAGCAGAATATCCAAACGTACCAGTTTTGCAGGTTTAAAACCACTCATGTGGTAATCAAACGAAGCATAACCTTTTGAAATACTTTTTAGTTTGTCGTAAAAATCGAAAACGATTTCACCCAGCGGAAGATTAAAAACCAGTTCGGCACGCTCTGCTGTCAGGTAATTCTGGCTGATCAGTTCGCCGCGTTTATCGAGACACAAGGTCATTACCGGCCCGATAAATTCAGAGGCAGTAATAATATTAGCCCGTATGTATGGTTCCTCAATCTCGTCAACTGTTGTTGAAGCCGGCATTCCCGAAGGATTGTATACGATAATTTCACTACCATCGGTAAGATGAGCTTTATACGAAACGTTGGGTACTGTTGTAATAACGTTCATATCGAATTCGCGCTCCAGTCGTTCCTGAATAATCTCCATGTGCAAAAGCCCCAGGAATCCGCATCGGAATCCAAACCCCAGTGCTGCTGACGATTCCGGCTCAAAAGTCAGAGATGCATCGTTCAGTTGCAGTTTATCCATTGCCGCACGCAGATCTTCATAATCATCGGCGTCAATTGGGTAAACTCCGGCAAAAACCATAGGTTTTACTTCTTCAAAACCTTCAATGGCCTTATCGCATGGGTTGTTAACATGAGTAATTGTATCACCAACTTTTACCTCTTTGGCTGTTTTAATACCCGAAATAATGTATCCAACATCGCCGGGACCCAATACATCTCGAGGCTGCAAACTTAGTTTTAGTACACCCACTTCATCGGCATCGTATTGTTTGCCGGTGGCCACAAATTTCACCAGGTCTTTTTTCCTTATTTCACCATTCTGAATTTTGAAATAGGCAATAATTCCACGAAACGAATTAAAAACCGAATCGAAAATAAGTGCCTGCAACGGTGCTTTAGGATCGCCTTTCGGGTGTGGTATTTTGTATATAATTTGATTCAGAATTTCCTGAACTCCTTCTCCGGTTTTTCCGCTGGCGCGAATAATGTCTTCACGGTCGCAGCCGATAAGATCGATAATCTGATCTTCAACAACTTCGGGCATAGCGTTCGGAAGGTCCATTTTATTCAGAACCGGGATAATTTCCAGGTCGTGTTCAATAGCCAGGTACAAATTCGAGATCGTTTGCGCCTGAATACCCTGGGTCGCGTCGATAATTAGCAATGCTCCTTCGCACGCAGCAATTGATCTCGAAACCTCGTACGAAAAATCCACGTGTCCCGGAGTATCAATCAGGTTTAATTTATAAGGTTCACCATCGTGCACGTAATCCATCTGAATGGCATGGCTTTTAATTGTAATACCACGTTCCTGTTCCAGATCCATACTATCGAGTACCTGGGCGTGCATTTGGCGTTCGCTTACCGTTTTGGTAAATTCCAAAAGGCGGTCAGCCAGCGTACTCTTTCCGTGGTCGATGTGCGCAATGATGCAAAAGTTTCTAATTCTCTCCATTTACTACCTCTTAACAACCATTCAATTAAATGGTTCCTTCTATTTTGCGCAAAGATATTTTATTTTTTGATATAAATCAGGGCAGTATCGCCGATGCTGATGATTTAATTTTTACAATAAGTTCTGTAATAAATCGGTAGCTTAGCGAGTAAGCGTTTCCCCACTCGCTTTCGCGGGGACCGGCAACATTCAGCGTATTTATATTATTCAGAATAAGCCACGGAATTAAGTGCGAAGGATTTGTATTAGTCCGAACAATGCGGAGAGGTTTTTTTAGATCCTGGGCAAACTGTTGGGTAAGCAGTGTTCCGCCTTTTAAGTCTTCAGAAATAACAATTAAAGTTCCGTCAGACTCGGTGACGTTTTTTCGGGTTCTGGCAGCATAGTCTTCTTCGGTCAGTTCCCTTAACGGATACTTTGCAGCGATTTTACCATCTTCAGCCTTCCGGTTTTTAGGGCACCAGCCACCGCAAGGGAAGGAATAGTTCAGGCAAGCATCTAAAACTGCACGATCTACTCCGGTTTGTCCTCCCGAAATCAGTTTTTGGCACGGTATTTGTATTTTATTTTTCGTCATGAAAACAATTAAACTGAGTATAATTTATTATATTCAGGAATTAGATTAGAAACAAAATACTTCACAGCAATATGCTGTTTTTTCATAAGTTTGGTTTAGTTAGGTTTAGTTTGAATCCCGGTAGCAGAGGCGCCGGGATTTTTCTTTTATGATTCCTTTTGTTTGTAATATTCAACTCCCCCTGATTGAGCAAGAACTTTTACTTTGTCGATAAGATTCTGTTTTTCTTTCTCCGACAGTTCGGCGAATGAGCGTGCCAGCGCAATTTTTTCGCGCATGTATGTTGCGTTCTCATTTCCCGATATCAATACCGAAACAGGTAAGGACCAAACAAAATGCATGGCCTCTTTTATACTTACATAGTTCGGGATAACGGGGTCGTCAGATGTCCAGTTGGCTTCCTTCTTTTTTGAAAAGAATCTTCCGTCAGCCAGCGATTTAATCGATAGAATTCCCATGTTTCGATCCAGCACCTTTGGCATAACGTTTTCTATAAAACTATAATACGATGCGTCAAGCAGGTTAACCGGCATTAATACTGCGTCGAAAATATCACTTGTTTCTGTTTTTTCGAGCATTCGTGTGTGTGCATAAGGATTTTGGTGGCCGGTAAATCCCAGGTATTTTATTTTGCCCTCTTGTTT
This genomic interval carries:
- the rnc gene encoding ribonuclease III — translated: MVRKIVQRVKLFSSDRKEFYLFLKDLLGFYPQNLRLYDLAFIHKSASMVDSQGNFVNNERLEYLGDAILGAVIADFLYNRFPQEDEGFLTKTRSKLVNRAILTQLTHEMGLHVFIDSNTTKNIDKSHIYGDALEALIGAIYLDKDYKAAKFFVTKKILPQFVDLNEIEQADSNFKSQLIEWSQKNKREIEFETTEETDEKIKQPRFKAVVKIDNKKAGEGVGTSKKEAHQKAAHETLKKLDQL
- the fabF gene encoding beta-ketoacyl-ACP synthase II, coding for MEFKRVVITGVGTVNPLGNSVEEYWKNLKNGVSGAGPITHFDASLHATKFACEIKDFDPLQYMEKKEIRKYDLYTQYAFASSEQAVVDSGIDLEKVDGDRVGVIWGAGIGGLQTFHEEVRAYKEERPRFSPFFIPKMIANIAGGLVSMKYGFRGPNYTTVSACASASHAMIDAMNTIRMGKADMILTGGSEAGVNECGVAGFNSMRALSTRNDDPKTASRPFDKDRDGFVMGEGSAAFIFEEYEHALARGAKIYAEIAGGGMSADAYHMTAPDPEGKGAHLVMKWALEDAGLKPEDVDYINVHGTSTPLGDIAEPKAILKTFGEHAYKLSISSTKSMTGHLLGAAGAIEGLASVFAMRDGIVPPTINHSTPDPEIDEKLDFTFNKAKEREINVAISNTFGFGGHNATVVFKKL
- a CDS encoding acyl carrier protein, with protein sequence MSDVAAKVKAIIVDKLGVDESEVTTEASFTNDLGADSLDTVELIMEFEKEFDLAIPDDEAEKISTVGEAVAHIEAAL
- a CDS encoding phosphoribosylglycinamide formyltransferase, which produces MEQKRIAIFASGSGTNAENIFKYFLGNEKIMIDSLWANKSEAYALVRAQKHGVKTFVFNRNQFYNTNEIIETLRNRKVNVIVLAGFLWLIPDNLVENFTIINIHPALLPKYGGKGMYGMNVHKAVVENKETHSGITIHYVNQNYDEGKIIFQTQCEVLPEDTPEQVAAKVHVLEYEHYPQVIEKVLSGNS
- a CDS encoding HAMP domain-containing sensor histidine kinase, which translates into the protein MLITLIVLMAVVLSGLILVQGSMIKSASDIREEQFDQLVANALDMVAVQLDLDEQRLAREYASRGIVPGQKSNPSEFSNVFPRNSLSQATVSFQLSYTQGGVYGQMEEKYKAEVADSVKVSAISQMQRFLEESLEQERRRQQWIRDSNWKNYEILLEDRPIEERIDSARLELFLRNALAQTEIDLDYKYAIKNSTLGKDRTIFGDADYKPGNKKKEYPQLLFQNDYNGSKPNYLNIYFPERRRYLVKQTGLTIIPTFILTGLLIAIFAYALMVIMRQKKLSNIKNDFINNMTHELKTPISTISLASQMLQDGSVANTPSIIEHVANVINQESKRLGFQVEKVLQMAVFNEGRLKLKFREFDANKMIKTVTANFELRVNNKNGTLHTEILADNALIKGDEVHITNVIFNLLDNAMKYSRDVPEIWVKTENRKDQLVISVQDNGIGIAKEHHAQIFDRFYRVPTGNVHDVKGFGLGLSYVKKIIDLHNGTIKVESALNKGTKFKIYFPQINN
- a CDS encoding response regulator transcription factor gives rise to the protein MEQKTKLLLAEDDENLGLLLKEYLVAKGYDAELYPDGEAAYKGFMKEHFDICVLDVMMPKKDGFTLAKDIRIINADIPIIFLTAKNMKDDVLEGFQLGADDYITKPFSMEELIMRLEAILRRTSQEGQASAQQVFTLGKFTFDTRKQTLTEGENIVKLTTKESDLLKLLCQNANKVLERNYALKSIWIDDNYFNARSMDVYITKLRKHLKEEPTVEIINVHGKGYKLIV
- the lepA gene encoding translation elongation factor 4 gives rise to the protein MERIRNFCIIAHIDHGKSTLADRLLEFTKTVSERQMHAQVLDSMDLEQERGITIKSHAIQMDYVHDGEPYKLNLIDTPGHVDFSYEVSRSIAACEGALLIIDATQGIQAQTISNLYLAIEHDLEIIPVLNKMDLPNAMPEVVEDQIIDLIGCDREDIIRASGKTGEGVQEILNQIIYKIPHPKGDPKAPLQALIFDSVFNSFRGIIAYFKIQNGEIRKKDLVKFVATGKQYDADEVGVLKLSLQPRDVLGPGDVGYIISGIKTAKEVKVGDTITHVNNPCDKAIEGFEEVKPMVFAGVYPIDADDYEDLRAAMDKLQLNDASLTFEPESSAALGFGFRCGFLGLLHMEIIQERLEREFDMNVITTVPNVSYKAHLTDGSEIIVYNPSGMPASTTVDEIEEPYIRANIITASEFIGPVMTLCLDKRGELISQNYLTAERAELVFNLPLGEIVFDFYDKLKSISKGYASFDYHMSGFKPAKLVRLDILLNGEMVDALSTLIHFDNAYPFGRRMCEKLKELIPRQQFDIAIQAAIGAKIIARETVKAVRKDVTAKCYGGDITRKRKLLEKQKKGKKRMKQVGNVEVPQKAFLAVLKLD
- a CDS encoding putative molybdenum carrier protein → MTKNKIQIPCQKLISGGQTGVDRAVLDACLNYSFPCGGWCPKNRKAEDGKIAAKYPLRELTEEDYAARTRKNVTESDGTLIVISEDLKGGTLLTQQFAQDLKKPLRIVRTNTNPSHLIPWLILNNINTLNVAGPRESEWGNAYSLSYRFITELIVKIKSSASAILP